The DNA sequence GTCTTCCGACAGATACATTGAAACAATTGTATTACTTAAGCAAAGACTTAAAATATCAACTGCATGATGTCATTTTCGAAATGGTACGCAAGCGAAAAGATGAAGGACTAGATAAAGAGTTTGCGCAGTTCGAGCAGATTATTTACAGAAAGCAGGTTGATTTCAAAGCACCGCAAATAGATTTTGAAGGATCAACAAAAGACTTTTATAAACAAGTCATTGATGCATTAGGTTTCACTTATCGACCGCAGCAGCTCTATCTGACTGAAATTATATTAGAACAGTTGATGCATAATGAAAAAGCATTAATTGAAGCACCGCTCGGTTCAGGGAAATCCATTGCTTATTTAATTGCGGCTTTAATGTACAATATTGAAACCAAGCAGCATGTCATGATTTCAACAAATACAAAGCTGCTTCAAAATCAATTATTAGAACATGAAATCCCTACACTTGAGAAAGTCTTGGGTTATCGTATCAATGCGGCAATTATTAAAAGCAAGAGAGATTACATTTCTCTTGGACTCATCAGTCAAATCTTAAAAGATGAAACGCAAAATTATGACGTAACACTATTGAAGATGCAGCTGCTGATTTGGATTACTCAAACCGAAACAGGAGATATCCAAGAGCTGAATTTAAAAGGCGGACAAAAAATGTATTTAGAACAAAAAGCAGAGACTTATGTTCCGGTTCGTCATGATATTCATTACTATAATTTCTTGAAACGCAATGCTCAAAATATACAAATCGGTATCACTAACCATGCGCATCTCATTCATGCCTCTCAAGAAAATAGTATTTATCAGCTGTTTGAGGATTGTATTATCGATGAAGCACACCGTCTGCCAGATTATGCCTTAGATCAAGTTACAAATGAATTGAGCTATTCAGATATCAAATATCAGCTAGGTTTAATCGGCAAAACAGAAAATGAGAAACTGTTAAAAGCGGTAGACAACCTTGAACAAAAGCGTATTTTAGAAAAATTGGATATACCGCCGATTGACGTTTTCGGCTTGAAATCAGCTATGAATGATATTCATGAATTGAATGAAACGTTATTCACGACAATTTTTGATATTATTCATGATTCTACCATCCATGATGATGATAACCATAAAATTCATTTTGTGAATCAATTTGATAAAGGTCCGATTCTTAAGGATATCCATCAGATTATTCATAAATTAAATTTAACTTTAGAATATTTCAACGGTATGAGCCATAAAACGATTAAATCAATCCGAAAGCATCTGCTTTATATCAATGACCATTTCCGTGCAATTGAACAAAGTCTGAAGGAAGATCATACTTGTTTCTTATCTATAAAAAATTTAGAGCAAAAATCGACCATCACAATTTATGTGAAAGACTATAAAGTGAAAGACATTCTCTCGCATCAAATTTTAGATAAATTCAATGCCTTAACCTTTATTTCAGGAACTTTAACGTTCAATGGTTCTTTCGAAGCCTATAAGAAATGGTTCAATCAAGATGCGGCGTTTAATACGTATATCATTGATGAAGTAGTAGAAAATAATAACAAAGCAACTATCTTTATACCTAATGATGTTGAACCGTATCATTATCGCGATGTTGAAAAATATGAACATGCGATTGTCAGCTATATTACGGAATACGTCAATACCACACAATCGAAGTGCCTGGTCTTATTTACCAGCTATAAAATGATGTACCATGTCCAGGAATTATTAAACGATCTGCCTGATTTTGAAGATTACATCATTTTATCTCAGCAGAATAACAGCCAAAATTATAAGATTGCACAGCAATTCAATAGTTTTGATAAAGCCATTCTGCTTGGTACTGGTACCTTCTTTGAAGGATTCGACTTCCAAGGCGAAGGCATCAAATGTGTTATGATTGCTAAGTTGCCGTTCATGAATCAAAACAATACTAAATATTGGTTAATGGATTCTGAATTTGTTTCTACGTTTAAAGATTATGTATTGCCTGATGCTGTTATCAGGTTCAGACAAGGGCTCGGACGTCTCATTCGCAATGAGAACGACAGAGGTATTATCGTGTCCTTTGATGACCGCTTAGTCAAAAGCAATTACCAGCATTTCTTTATGCAGACGTTAAAAGCATTTAATCAGCAAATCGGCAACTTGCAGAAGTTCAATAAAAATTTAAAAAGATTAAAGACAGAATAGGGCGTATCAACTAGAACAAACCCCATTTATTTGATAAAATGTAAACGGGTTAAAAGTAAACAATCAACTCATGCATATGAGTAATGATGAATGCGCTAATAAATGTCAAAAAGAAGTATAGGAGTT is a window from the Staphylococcus sp. IVB6181 genome containing:
- a CDS encoding helicase C-terminal domain-containing protein, with the translated sequence MSQTNYAVVDLETTGNQKDYDEIIQIGITFVRNFEIVGSYHSLIKTDLEIPPFIQALTSIEDTMLTQAPYFHEIADEIYDVLKDCVFVAHNVAFDLNFLKNAFRKCNITYHPRKAIDTVELFKVAFPTDKSYQLSELAENHGIPLNNAHRADEDAATTAKLMIKAFNVLYSLPTDTLKQLYYLSKDLKYQLHDVIFEMVRKRKDEGLDKEFAQFEQIIYRKQVDFKAPQIDFEGSTKDFYKQVIDALGFTYRPQQLYLTEIILEQLMHNEKALIEAPLGSGKSIAYLIAALMYNIETKQHVMISTNTKLLQNQLLEHEIPTLEKVLGYRINAAIIKSKRDYISLGLISQILKDETQNYDVTLLKMQLLIWITQTETGDIQELNLKGGQKMYLEQKAETYVPVRHDIHYYNFLKRNAQNIQIGITNHAHLIHASQENSIYQLFEDCIIDEAHRLPDYALDQVTNELSYSDIKYQLGLIGKTENEKLLKAVDNLEQKRILEKLDIPPIDVFGLKSAMNDIHELNETLFTTIFDIIHDSTIHDDDNHKIHFVNQFDKGPILKDIHQIIHKLNLTLEYFNGMSHKTIKSIRKHLLYINDHFRAIEQSLKEDHTCFLSIKNLEQKSTITIYVKDYKVKDILSHQILDKFNALTFISGTLTFNGSFEAYKKWFNQDAAFNTYIIDEVVENNNKATIFIPNDVEPYHYRDVEKYEHAIVSYITEYVNTTQSKCLVLFTSYKMMYHVQELLNDLPDFEDYIILSQQNNSQNYKIAQQFNSFDKAILLGTGTFFEGFDFQGEGIKCVMIAKLPFMNQNNTKYWLMDSEFVSTFKDYVLPDAVIRFRQGLGRLIRNENDRGIIVSFDDRLVKSNYQHFFMQTLKAFNQQIGNLQKFNKNLKRLKTE